gattttggaattcaaagaaagaAGAGGTATTATGTACTTCCAAAATCTTATAATTATTtcggtttatagtatttactatatacgtaataataatttcataatgtaggatcgtgaacgagttagAACAAGCAGTAGGCAAAAACGGAAATTCACTAACACAACtaggtcgaaaagttttgcttgtgtagctgaggccgaggtattttgaatttactAGTTGTgacaaatatttattactttctattaaataatatttttactactatattgtaggaactgtcatctggtcaaaaagttggacgccttcaactttttgatattacacataggaagaaagatggatctcctatgacttcttaagctacagaaataatggtatgtttacttaataaaatttgaattattttaaatatttatagtgtttaattataatggtttaattcgtAGTTTGTAATAcaaataatgttaagttatgttgcatttttttattatatatttcgcTTCTAActatttgattgatttattaggagaaactaacGGATAAAAAGACGGAGTATGAAGTGGTTGCTTcgagtgatagttctgttaatgttgacgacattgataaccggattctTACTGAatttttgggtcctgaaaggtatggtcgggttcgatttcaaggatcttttgttaacccaacctaatattttggatccagctcgcaacaATACATGTCTTCGGGGAGTCaagctcaagctgaagttcagcgattaagagaccagatggctcagatgcaatcGAGCTTTGATCAACTCAAAGCGGAGTCAGCAATGAGGGAAacagagcagagcaaaaagtacaACGCACTCTAGCTacagcttcagaatatgatgaagatgtttcagcagtcgcaaaATCCGTCATCTTagacatttgttttcttattgtaagaatatttttaacattatatcttttaacattattgtaagaatattttgaaCTATACTTCagttatcattttatatcatatatctttcgttgaatttgaagtatcatttagatttgttgtttttggttGGCTTTCATGCTACAGGAAGGGTTGTATATGGGATGAAAATTGAATGCTACAAATTTGCCAAAGTTAGCGGCATTTGTGAAAAAAGCACTGCCAAAAGTCATGTTCGTTAACGGCGTTTGcgataaaagcgccgctaaaggtcatgttctatagcggcgtttatgtgACAACACCGCAAACTTTAGCGACATTGTCTATAGCCAAGGcctaaaaaaatgccgctaaaagcctgttttgctgCAGTGTTGGAacctcatttaattttcatgctttctcatatttctttaaACCATTAGGCTTTttcctcattcttgaaataatttgcaatatttattttaaaacaagtcatttcacatactagggtttaaaGCAAAATtcgcaaaataataaaaatggtgagagagaagggatttgaacttaggTTTCAAGGAACATTTCattaacacttaaccaacaaaccaatacctcatttatttcctaaaaatgcatagataatcttaaaaattaaggcatgatcaCTCTCTCTCGATTCCTAAACatgattctactaacccccgatttttgggatgttacacgACTATAAAGAGAACTTCAAACATTGGTAAACAGTCGTTCAACCTATTCCTACTATGttaaactttttcaattttaatttttaatggtcaagaaaaaaaaaaccaaactaTGGGTAAAGAAGTGTACtcgaaaatgaaaaacaaattgtttttaaaGAGTTTACAAGCACAATTCATAAATGATATAAGTtgagatttaaattaaaataatttaaaagaaaacttacacataatatttatatgtaataagACTCAAATCTAAGCCAGAAAACATCATAGTCTTAACCTTACTAACCCAGCTAAGGCATTATTCATTAAGTAAGTAAAACTTTAAGTTAATGAGTTTTTGAATATTCAATGTGTATATTTACGAATGTGGGTGTAAATTTAAACAACTTGTTGAAGGGATGTTAATTATACAAGTCTGTGAAAGTTATTTGCCGAGAATTGACGGATTTCTCAACATGTTAGCATTGTTCTTAGAATAATTTTGTCTATCGACTCTGTCAAAAGTCCAAATACTTAAAGAGGTAATGAATTTATAGAATAGAAGTATATTGTCGgatacttaaaaaaatgaacCCTACACATTTTACATGGTCacccataaaaaaaaaaaaaaaaacccatattTACGCTTGATGGTGTTTAAATTTATACTCTCTAGCATATTGGGCATTATTGGGTAAGGAGCTAGCCCGTACCCAACAAAgcattatataatatacatcATGACTTTAAATCTCAAGAAGCAAATATGAGTTTTCTTTCATAGATGATCATGCATGTTTGCATGGTTTGTTTTGTGAAACACCTCATGAGACCTATGCAATGTCATCCCATTAGTTTGAGGTTAGTTGAAGTAAAAGATAAtgaatgtgaaaataaaaaattgttgagTTCAATTATTTAGTTgtaagataaaaaattatatattgtgttattttttagtacatatatgtaaaataattattattattttaaaatattttaaatataaaactttaattttataaagtattttgaaaatgcaacttttataaagtattttaaatttatataatttttacatatcaATAATTAGTATTAATGCattcatattattttcattttgtggtgtaacttaattcatttcatattttggGTTGTAACATAATATAGTAATCAATTTTATTCTATGATCACATGTTGCCTTGCAAGCGAATTTAGAATATTATAgctgaaaagaaatttaaaataaaatttattatattaattatttttatttcattttaattattgacaagccaatttaaaattcatatcaaAAGAATGTGAGTTCAAAAATacttaaatgaattattatttaattgaaaactcataacttttaattttcatataagtttatttttatttttatttttataatcaagAGTGGAGTTGCTAAAGATTGAACCCAACTTTTATGCCACAATGCAAATTCTCCTATGTTACatcaaatttaatctttattcaaaattatatatgaaaattttattttaatttaatttcacaagtCACTACATCTTTTTTTGGTACTAACACCTTTATTGACTTAGCAACAATGTAAGTAtgcatataatttattcaatatgaaattaattaaatttatttattttaaaaatatgtataattacattaatattaaagtcctttatataataaaatatactatcaaaattttatatataataaaatcaaaccaaaattcagAAAATGTTAAACTTCAAATCTCAACTTTGTTAAATGCGGCTTCTTAAGGATATTTCTTCTTGGagataaaaattattgataataaattaatgagCAGTGAGCCTAAAATCAAgtttttgataataaaaatttattcataataaatgttaaataatttgcacttaaaaattaaaaataaatagaaaaatatgacaaaatctcaactttactgtaaaatttaaaacttttattgtttgtatatcaaataattattcaatattaaaaaccctatttataaaacaaaattaaatattgcaAGTAATAAATTGTACAATCCATGAAtgaacaattttttataattaagcacataaattagcaattaaaaaatgaaaatatagtaaattataatttcatcattctctATATGCAATGAGcttcaactttctttttttttttttaaagttttgaagCATCATCTATCCCGATATATAACTGTTCCTATGTCAACCTTTTTGCCTTTCCTCCTTTTATTCTACACCACAGAAGTCTTCCAATGACATAATTTCTCCTTTGAATGGAACTAAAATCTTCATCTAAAGACTTGGCTTCTTTTTTTGGGTCAATGTGGTGGTTCTCCTTAGAATTGTGTGATGAAACCTTGTTCACTACCACCAGCTTTAATGAACAGGTCGTACCAAAACTCCATTGAATCATCAAGGTTTTCACCAAATGTATAGTTTGGTTCCATGATATTATCAGTCGGTAATGAAGGAACTTGAGACTCATCCGATGACAGTGCATCCGACCAGAAACTTTCATCAATTTCAACCAAACATTCCCAAGTATCCATGTTGTTGTCTTCCCTATGATCACTGCCATCTATAATGGAGGAAACTACTTCACTTGATGATGATGGAACCTCATCGGATTCTGAGTGGCTTGTGGTGGACGGCTCCGATTTGATCTTGGTTTTGGATTTTAGGTTCTTTTTGGTGTTGTCTGGTTTTGTCTGGTATTGCTTAAGTCTCTTCTTCAAGTGAGTGTGCCATACATTTTTTATCTCATTATCTGTTCGTCCTGGTAATTTTGCTGCAATTGCCGACCACctgaaaatttaagaaaaaaaaaaaaagagcatatattaaccatttattttttgaaattgtaaattaatttttttaagagaaaaccaatttattttttaactccACAGCGGAttaatatgaaaagggatgttTCAGCCCACTTGCGGATATTTTAGTACTCAAAACCAGCCCacagaaaaggaagaaaaacaaCTCGTCCCCCACAATAGACCCATTTACTTCAGAACTTCTCTCTCTTAATTATTAACTCTCCCATAATAAAGCAacatttatttaacttattttcaaCTTAATCCCTGTTGAATGATAGTTTTAGAGATAGATACCTATTCCCTAACATTTCATGCAGTTGAATGATAGTTTCCTCTTCTTCCAAACTGAAGTTTCCCCTCTTAATATCAGGCCTTAAATAGTTTATCCATCGTAATCTGCAACTCTTCCCGCATCTTAGAAGACCTATTTAtacagaataaaaaataaaaaaaaacattataaaataaacgcATTGTCAcctttaaatggaaattttttttccagGAAAACtagtaagaaaagaaaatggaaaattaccagcTTGTTTTGGTAAGGCACGCCAATTTTCATGGCCATGTTTTTGAATATATGAGATTAAAATCTGGTCTTCTTCATGAGTCCATGGACCCTTTTTCAATCCCATCTTATCACAGCAAGGAGCTctcaccatttttctttgctttctttttcccttttctttttactcAACGAAAATGAAAAGCTCGGCTTAAGATTTCTTCAGGATCTTGGTGGGCtatttatattcataaaaattgcTTGAAAAGTCAAGACTTTGAAAGAATCTATTTACGTTCAAACAAGTGGTAGAGGTGGGCAAGTTCCAGGaaaaaactctttttttttctctctcaccCAGCAAAACTCCAAAAAggtgtatgtatatttttttttattacagaAACATTGAACAAATTACTACATAGGTGTCTCAATTTTGTCCTGTAATGAAAGAACATAAGTTAATTGATTAGACAAAAGTTTCAGGTATGTATccaattaattatgattagcaGACGTGAGCAAATGAcgctaaaaaaaatgaaagcagACGAAGTTAAAGCAGagctttgaaaatgacatttcATAGTTgggttttatataaaataataataatcattagTACTATGAGGTGTGCACAGCGACtgctttttaaaattaattgtcgaaccaaaatggtcaaatttaaaCAGTTGACAACGCAAGAACGACAAACCGTATTGTAAAGCACACGTGGTTTTGATTGGTCTAAATTAACCAAATAAGGACAAGTCGATAGGTACATCCTTCAGTTCAATCGAAAGCCAACGTTTAAGcattaaatttacttttatacttttatctataatttgtgtaatatataaaatcacttataaaaatatttgaaccaATGAagatatcttttattttttaacatattattaaattaacatttaaaatatttagaactAATTTTACTCGAAAATATAATcataacttgaataaaaatcGAAAGTTAAAATAACTAGTAATTAAGATTACATCCATTTgatcatattatttaattacattttattaattaaggtttaaatatgttttaaaatatttctgaattattttatttttcttaattaaacatatttattaaaatttatatcatGAATACAATTCTAATTAAGTATAAAATAGCActtgattttatcttttaagTATTACATAATTAGTGTTAGGAGGATAAAGTGTATCTAGCATGCTCAACCCCATATCCTCTAGCATTACTAATAATGTCAATATCATTTAAGCTAATAATCAGCCATTCATActtaattactttatttttgtaAGACAAATATAGTATGGAAAAAGATTTGGCCCCAATAAGAAGAGGTTACATGACATTGGCTGGTTTAGGATAATCTAACTTTTCCAAGACAATCTTTTGTTGTCTGGTTAGTTGTGTGAGATCATTTTCTTGTGAAATCCGAGATGGTGGAATGGGGTTATCAGATTAATATGATGTTTCCATTGTGTACCATGGAAATTGAAAATAGAGATTATCTATTTGGAAGCTGCtcttttacttagtaaattTGGACTCTTATCCTTCGTACTTGTGAACTTTACTGACTCTGGGCAGTGCATTTTTTATTAGATAGTTACCAAGAGTAAGAGCAAATCTTTAAGCTTTACCATTCTTAATTAGGTCGGCATGGCGTGCTTTAACCTACTTTGTTTGGTAGGAAAGAAATAGCAGGATCTATGGTAGCAACCCAAAACTGGTTCATTTGTTATTTGCACGTATAAAAAGTTATGTTGAAGatagaattattaatattaaaataactgtAGGAAATGCTAATGATATATGTAGGAACTGAGGTCTGGGGTAAACAGGCTTTGTTTGTAATTAGTAGATTGGTGCTGCTTAGGTAGgcaatgagttttttttttttttttttggtgaaatgtAGGCGATGAGTTTTAATATGATGTAGCAAAATTTAGCTCAATGAAATacaagttaaaaagaaaaaaaaaaaaaaagatgaaatgtACATAATTACGGAAAGTTTTGAAACAAATACTACAATTAGAGAAAAGGAAATGGAGAGTAAATTGTGCTAATTTGCATGCAATTAAGAAGGATTGATATTATTTGTATGTAAGggttaaaactttttttttttttatggttaaATATGCTCCatgtccttatatttttatatattcaaatttattctctttatttttatttttagaaatttattcctctactttttggatttaattgtaGGTCTAATTGTTAACATAGTTAAAATacttctattaaatttaaatttattgcaacactattttattttttgttatatggCTACCAAGTAAgtatgttaaaaaaaagattattcAAAACATCACACAAGAGAATTTAACAGAAGAGTTTTAATAGTTTAAcaactaaatttgaattttgaaatcaaaaagtaaaaatattaaattttgaaaatataaataaagggATTAAGTTTCAAATATCGAAAGTACAAaaactttaaacatattttaactttttattcatCTTTGAATCGAATGTCAATTATCACAAtacatatctataatatatctataatatacataaaagtaCAAGTTTGGAAAAACTTTTGAACCAACGAGAACAccctttatttttcatcatactactaaattaattttaaaaataattataatttagtttagaattattagttaaaagttatgataattttaaaatagagttattacttaaatagaactctaagcataacatatatatgaaaatttgtgataattataactataatttaatttataatttatgcaATAGTGGGTTTTATTCATTTGAACTATACAATTAAAATGAAGTTAGATTCAACTTAAgaaaaaatgttattaaataataatagataaaaccataactaatatatttttattttattttattatctttattcatttcaaccatatacaattgaattaaagttgaattcaatatattaataataagtaatattaat
This genomic window from Gossypium raimondii isolate GPD5lz chromosome 10, ASM2569854v1, whole genome shotgun sequence contains:
- the LOC105774951 gene encoding transcription factor MYB15 — protein: MVRAPCCDKMGLKKGPWTHEEDQILISYIQKHGHENWRALPKQAGLLRCGKSCRLRWINYLRPDIKRGNFSLEEEETIIQLHEMLGNRWSAIAAKLPGRTDNEIKNVWHTHLKKRLKQYQTKPDNTKKNLKSKTKIKSEPSTTSHSESDEVPSSSSEVVSSIIDGSDHREDNNMDTWECLVEIDESFWSDALSSDESQVPSLPTDNIMEPNYTFGENLDDSMEFWYDLFIKAGGSEQGFITQF